CTGGAGAGGTACCTTGCGCGGGGGGACCTGATACCGGACACTGTTGTCAACACGCTGATAATCTCACGGCTGAGACGTGACCGGAAAAACTTCATCATAGACGGCTATCCGAGAACCGCGGAACAGGTTCTGGCCCTTGAGAACTACCTCTACGACCACGGTATGAGCATAGACGTCGCCATGGAGATATCCATCTCCAAGGAGGAGAGCGTTGAGAGAATCTCGGGGAGGAGAATCTGCTCCAGGTGCGGGGCGGTCTATCACCTCAGATACCATCTCCCAAAAGTTCCGGGAAAATGTGATGTATGTGGTGGGAAGATCGTACGGAGAAAAGATGACAGGCCAGAGATAGTTGGAAGGCGCTACGACCTTTACGTAAGGAACATGGAGCCGATAATCAAGTTCTATAAGAAACAGGGCGTGTATGTAAGAATAGACGGGCACGGCAGTATAAATGAGGTCTGGGAGAGGATAAGGCCCCTCCTGGACTACATCAGGAATCGAGAGTCCCTTTCCCGAGGAGGCTCATGAGCTCCCGAACTTCCTCACTCTGGGCGAGTTCCTCGGCTGCTTTCTCTATTTCAACCTTTCTTTTGAGAATCGAGGCCAGGGTTCTGTCTTCGGGGTCTATAATTTTAACCTCAAGCGGAAAGACCCTCCGGGTCAGTGTTTTGAGATACGTTCTCGCTTTGTGTCTGACCTTCTTCTCAAGATTGCCCTTTTCCTCCGGGGGGAGAAGGCGATCCATCTTCAGGACTATCGTTAGTACGTGGGGCTCTTCGAATGGCACAGTTACCGCGAGGGCTGAAAACTCCACGTTCCACTCCCTCAGGGTTATTATAAGCCCTTTTCCAAGGCGTTCAAGGGTTCCCTTTATTTCCTCGGGCCCATTGACGATTAGCTTGGGAACTTTCCCTGAGTGAGTCTCCTCCGGCCCTTCGTCGACCACCTTGAAGCCAGAGATTGAAAACCTTACTCCGTAAACCTTACCGAGGGTCTCCGTAGCGTCCGATGCCAGCTTTTCCAGAAGACCGTAGACAAAAGGATCGATGTCCATGGAGAGAAACCTCCGGAGCCCCCTAACCTTCAAAAGGAAGATCAGGTTCAGCACCCTCTCTTCGGGCTGGACAAGAACTGTGAGCTCCTCCAACGATGCTCCAAAGGCCTCCACAGCCTCTTTAATCCTCCCTGCAAAGAGCTTATCGATAATCGGATAGTATTCCGGTGGATTGACGTTCAGCAATTTCAACACTCCATGATAGGATTATGGCGAAATCACTTTAAGGGTTTCCCATCAATTAATACCGGTGGTTCTTTATGAGGGTCAAATTTTACGCGACGTTTAGGGAGCTCATGGGCACTAAGGAAGTTGAGGTTCACGGTGTAAAAACGGTTCGTGAGCTCATAGAATACCTGGCCGAACGCTACAGTCCGGAGATCAGAAAACAGCTCCTAGAAACTGAGCGTGTTGCAGAAGGGAAGCCCGTTGACGGCATGATACTGGTTAACGGACACAACGTGCTCCACCTGAAAGGGCTTGATACCGAACTCAAAGAGGACGATGAGGTTCATATATTCCCCCCGGCCGGTGGTGGTTGATGGCGGTCGCTGAGATATGCCTCTTTCCGCTCGGGACGGGGAGCCCAAGCGTCGGGGGATACATTGAGCCGGTTATTGAAGTTATCAGGAAGAGCGGGCTGAAGTACCGGACCTGTCCGATGGGCACGGTCGTTGAGGGTTCGGTAGAGGAAATTCTTGAGCTGGTGAAAGCCTGTCACGAGGCTATCCTCAAAGCCGGGGCAGAGAGGGTCGTCATAAGCCTTAGAATAGACGATAGAACCGATAAGCCCCTGACTATTGAGGGCAAGATGAGGGTGTGATATGGCGGAGTACTTCGACAGAATAGCTGGCAGATACGATGACTGGTACAGAACAAAAACCGGGACGTACGTTGACAGGATTGAGAAGTGGCTCGTCTTTTCCATGCTGCAGTCGAAATCAGGAAAGGCCCTCGATCTCGGCTGCGGGACGGGCAACTACACACTCGAACTGAAGAAGAGGGGCTTCGACGTGATCGGCCTGGATGCCAGTGAGGGTATGCTTGAGGTGGCCCGCTCCAAGGGACTGAACTGCATAAAAGGCGACGCCTACAGTCTCCCCTTTCCAGATGAGAGCTTTGACCTTGTTCTCAGCGTTACGATGTTCGAGTTCATTTACGAGCCCGAGAGGGTTGTTGCTGAGATAAGCCGCGTCCTGAAACCGGGGGGCGAAGTTCTTATAGCGACTATGAACGGACGGAGCGCCTGGTTCGTCTTCAAGAGACTTAAGAGCGTGTTCGTGGAGACCGCTTACAGATACGCTCGCTTCTATACTCCGGGGGAGCTTGAAGACCTGCTCAGAGATGCTGGCTTTGCCGACGTCCGGAGCGGCGGGGTGATATTCTTCCCATCTTTCTGGCCGTTCCACGGCCTTGCCGAGAGCCTCGACAGAAAGCTCCACCGCCGTTGCAAGGACATTGCGGCTTTTATAGCGGTCAGGGGCGTGAAGCCTTGAGATGGATAAGGCTGATAACACGTGAGGAGGCTTGGAAGCGAGCCGAGCGGATAAAACGGGAATACGAGGCGATTTACGGCATCGAATTTGAACTTGAGGCTGCATTTATACCCCTCGCCAGCGTCGTGCCCACCCAGGCGGCGCTGAGCGAGGTCAAACTTCTGGTCGTTCTTCAGGAGATAAAGCACGGCTACAACGCCCCAGTTATAGTCATACCACACGGGAGCAGATACTACCTCATAGACGGCCACCACAGGGCTTTTGCCCTGAAGAAGCTGGGCTTTGGCGAGGTTGAGGCAATCATAATCAAGCCAAAGGGGGAATTCGTGCCCGGCGTTGCCAAGACGGCAGAAAAGGAGAGGTTAAAAAGGCTCGAAGACGTGAAAATAGTGAGGGATTAACCCTCCCAGACCACGTACTCCTTCTTTGTTATGAAGACGGGTTCTACCCTCTTTCTGACGATGACGACCTTGTCCTCACCGTACTTCTGGTAGAGCTTCTGGATGTATGCATCGAAGACTCCGTCGGGCATCGAAGCCTGAACGGTTATCTCATTGTCTCCCGGGACGACGCTTATGCCGCTCTTGACAAGTACGTAGGTTATAATGTCCTGGTGGGGTTCGAGGTAGAACTTATCCTGATAGATGTCCTTTCCGTTGGGCGCGATGTAGTAGACGACGCTTGCCCTGAGGTAGAGGTCAACCGTGCGCTCCTCCCTGAAGGCGGCGGTGAGCTTAAGTTTCCCGCTTTCTCCCTCCTTGAGGACGTAGCTGGGGTCGACGTTCTTGCCGTTTACATAGACGGGCCCATCGAGAACCCCAACCGGGCCGTCCTGAACGAGGATGAAGCGGTACTTGGTGGCGTTGGGTATGGTCAGGCTGACCTCGATGGGAGTCTCGTTGAGGTGGTTCATGTTGATGCCCTCAGCCAGGATTTCCCTCTTCACCAGCACGCTACCGTTGTAGGCCTCGAAGATGAGGGTTGCATCCTTGACGTCCCTTCCAAAGGCCGATATCCAGAGTCTCAACTTCTGTTCTCCCAGCGGGAGTTTTCCACCGCCGAGTGTGCTGTAGAAGGCTTTCCACGTTCCGTTCTCGAACTTGTCGATCCTGTAAACTGCGAAGGGTCTGAACTCGTAGGTCGAAACTCCGCCGTCCCTGTGAACCGGTTTGAAGTTGGCAAAGAGCATCTGGGCGTCCCACGGTTCGAAGGAGAACGGTATCTGGAACGCCAGCCTCACGAAGTTGCTGAAGGCTATCTTCCGGTACGCCAGAAGCCCGTAGCCCTGGAAAACATAGAGGACGTAGGGTATATCGCCCCTGCCCTGTATGACCTGTCCCTTGGTGAGGTCTATCGTCAGCACCGGCTGGTAGGCGTACTTCCCTGTGTTTATGTATACAACGGTCTTTCCGCTCTCGTTGGCGTACTGGATGTACTGGGCAGGTATGACCTGGAACATCGGATTGCTCTTGTACTCGCCGTATGTTATCGCACCACCGAGGTAGCTTATGGCGTTGAACTTGTAGATGTCCTGCTGCCAGACTATCATGTAATTCAGCTCCCAGGCCTCAAAGTCCTGCTCGCTCTCGTTTCCGTAGTGGGAGAAGAAGTCCGCCACAA
This window of the Thermococcus thermotolerans genome carries:
- a CDS encoding adenylate kinase — encoded protein: MNILIFGPPGSGKSTHSRTITERYGLTYVSSGDMIRAEIERGSSLGRELERYLARGDLIPDTVVNTLIISRLRRDRKNFIIDGYPRTAEQVLALENYLYDHGMSIDVAMEISISKEESVERISGRRICSRCGAVYHLRYHLPKVPGKCDVCGGKIVRRKDDRPEIVGRRYDLYVRNMEPIIKFYKKQGVYVRIDGHGSINEVWERIRPLLDYIRNRESLSRGGS
- a CDS encoding ubiquitin-like small modifier protein 1 is translated as MRVKFYATFRELMGTKEVEVHGVKTVRELIEYLAERYSPEIRKQLLETERVAEGKPVDGMILVNGHNVLHLKGLDTELKEDDEVHIFPPAGGG
- a CDS encoding MTH1187 family thiamine-binding protein, translated to MAVAEICLFPLGTGSPSVGGYIEPVIEVIRKSGLKYRTCPMGTVVEGSVEEILELVKACHEAILKAGAERVVISLRIDDRTDKPLTIEGKMRV
- a CDS encoding class I SAM-dependent methyltransferase, with translation MAEYFDRIAGRYDDWYRTKTGTYVDRIEKWLVFSMLQSKSGKALDLGCGTGNYTLELKKRGFDVIGLDASEGMLEVARSKGLNCIKGDAYSLPFPDESFDLVLSVTMFEFIYEPERVVAEISRVLKPGGEVLIATMNGRSAWFVFKRLKSVFVETAYRYARFYTPGELEDLLRDAGFADVRSGGVIFFPSFWPFHGLAESLDRKLHRRCKDIAAFIAVRGVKP
- a CDS encoding ParB/RepB/Spo0J family partition protein, whose translation is MRWIRLITREEAWKRAERIKREYEAIYGIEFELEAAFIPLASVVPTQAALSEVKLLVVLQEIKHGYNAPVIVIPHGSRYYLIDGHHRAFALKKLGFGEVEAIIIKPKGEFVPGVAKTAEKERLKRLEDVKIVRD